In the genome of Longimicrobium sp., the window TGATGAAGCCGCCCGGGATCTTGCCGGCCGCGTAGGTGCGCTCGCGGTACTCGATGGTGAGCGGGAAGAACGGAAGGTGGGTGGGGGTGTCCTGGGCCACCGCCGTGCACAGCACCATCGTCTCGCCGAACTGCACCGTGCACGAACCGTCTGCCTGGCGGGCCATCTTGCCCGTCTCGATGATCAGGGGACGGCCCGCGAACTGCCTTTCCAGCTTTGCCATTGGGTCTTTTTCCTGTTTGATTGCTCGGGGGAAGCCGCACTCCGGACGCCACTCCCCCGCAGGCGGGGCCCGGTCGCTTTGATGTTCACTTCGTCGCCGCTGTGCAAAAACGCACGCCGGCCGCACGGAACTGGCCCGTGCGGCCGGCGTGTTTCCTTCTAGTATGCCCTGCGTTCCGCCAGGCGGAGACACGCGTTCAGGACGGGACGGCGCGTGTGCGCCATCCCATGTTCCCGCCGCGGGCCCGCCGCCGTGCCGATCAGTGGCGCAGCCCCAGGTCCGCGATCAGTGCGCGATAGGCGTCGAGATCGTTGCGGCGCAGGTAGTCGAGCAGGCTGCGGCGCTGGCCCACCATCTTCAGCAGCCCCTGGCGGCTGTGATGGTCCTTCTTGTGGGCGCGGAAGTGCCCGGTCAGGTCGTTGATGCGCGCGGTCAGCAGCGCGATCTGAACCTTGGTGCTGCCACGGTCGTTCTCGTGCAGCTGGTACTTCTTGACGATTTCGTCGCGGTTTTCAGCCGTGAGTGCCATCGATCGGAGCCTCCTGAAGAGTCGATGCTGGTCGGGAAGTCAGCCGATCCAATCAGATCATTCGTCCGAGCGGATCAACAACAAGCCCAGGAATCTAACGAAGCGGACGGATTCCTGCAACCCGCGATCGTGGGTCTCACGCGCAGGCGCGGCGGTCGCGGAGAACAGACGGGAGAAGCGCGCTGCCATCCCGATGGAGCGGCCAAGCCGAACCGGCTCGCGCGACGAGGGAAGGCAGCGACTGAGGGATCCG includes:
- the rpsO gene encoding 30S ribosomal protein S15, with protein sequence MALTAENRDEIVKKYQLHENDRGSTKVQIALLTARINDLTGHFRAHKKDHHSRQGLLKMVGQRRSLLDYLRRNDLDAYRALIADLGLRH